The following coding sequences lie in one Spinacia oleracea cultivar Varoflay chromosome 1, BTI_SOV_V1, whole genome shotgun sequence genomic window:
- the LOC110777833 gene encoding uncharacterized protein isoform X2, whose protein sequence is MAVVTQEPILCRLDRLDNLMRHLENIRGSSNNNNNNNNSNRSSSPSTPSSGTARNSDGHASSLDFFSPRSRDKLHCRPIDDVIVETEHKGTLLDRVSLIEHRLLKLEQEMDAEKQDKHSQDENKSRSPQTHKKSGLKQFVKSCVKGNKHKPNK, encoded by the exons ATGGCAGTGGTAACACAAGAGCCCATTCTTTGTAGGCTTGATCGTCTTGATAACTTG ATGAGGCATTTGGAGAACATAAGAGGGTcttccaataataataataataataataatagcaaCAGATCTTCATCACCATCCACACCATCTAGTGGGACGGCCCGTAACAGCGACGGACATGCGTCTTCCCTTGATTTCTTTTCTCCAAGGAGCCGAGACAAGTTGCATTGCCGTCCCATTGATGACGTCATTGTTGAAACGGAGCACAAAGGCACCCTTCTTGATAGGGTTTCCCTCATCGAACACCGCCTTCTcaag CTTGAACAAGAGATGGATGCCGAAAAGCAGGACAAACATTCACAAGATGAGAACAAGTCTCGGTCTCCACAAACCCATAAGAAGTCCGGTTTGAAGCAATTCGTAAAATCGTGTGTCAAAGGAAACAAACACAAGCCCAATAAATAA
- the LOC110777833 gene encoding uncharacterized protein isoform X1 — protein MAVVTQEPILCRLDRLDNLMRHLENIRGSSNNNNNNNNSNRSSSPSTPSSGTARNSDGHASSLDFFSPRSRDKLHCRPIDDVIVETEHKGTLLDRVSLIEHRLLKLCMQLEQEMDAEKQDKHSQDENKSRSPQTHKKSGLKQFVKSCVKGNKHKPNK, from the exons ATGGCAGTGGTAACACAAGAGCCCATTCTTTGTAGGCTTGATCGTCTTGATAACTTG ATGAGGCATTTGGAGAACATAAGAGGGTcttccaataataataataataataataatagcaaCAGATCTTCATCACCATCCACACCATCTAGTGGGACGGCCCGTAACAGCGACGGACATGCGTCTTCCCTTGATTTCTTTTCTCCAAGGAGCCGAGACAAGTTGCATTGCCGTCCCATTGATGACGTCATTGTTGAAACGGAGCACAAAGGCACCCTTCTTGATAGGGTTTCCCTCATCGAACACCGCCTTCTcaag CTATGCATGCAGCTTGAACAAGAGATGGATGCCGAAAAGCAGGACAAACATTCACAAGATGAGAACAAGTCTCGGTCTCCACAAACCCATAAGAAGTCCGGTTTGAAGCAATTCGTAAAATCGTGTGTCAAAGGAAACAAACACAAGCCCAATAAATAA